The following coding sequences lie in one Deltaproteobacteria bacterium genomic window:
- a CDS encoding sigma-70 family RNA polymerase sigma factor, translating into MTEIGDEALLAAWQAGDKAAGDVLVRRYFSLLFRFLKPRVAEHTADLAQRTFLAISQSHERIPAGVSFRAWLLGVARNQLLAFGRASARRSLVVGGAPISGVAGDATPSEVVAHREEQRVLLRGLRTLPIEMQLVIELFYWENMSREEIAAVLGVETNTVKSRLQRAKDRLRELLPRLDPVTGSVTAADLERWAQSLRPPDSA; encoded by the coding sequence GTGACGGAGATCGGTGACGAAGCGCTGCTCGCGGCATGGCAGGCCGGCGACAAGGCTGCCGGCGACGTGCTCGTGCGACGCTACTTCTCGCTGCTGTTCCGATTCCTCAAGCCGCGTGTCGCCGAGCACACGGCCGACCTCGCGCAGCGCACGTTTCTCGCCATCTCGCAGTCACACGAGCGGATCCCTGCGGGCGTCAGCTTTCGCGCCTGGCTCCTGGGGGTCGCGCGCAACCAACTGCTCGCGTTCGGGCGCGCGAGCGCAAGGCGCTCTCTCGTGGTCGGCGGCGCGCCGATCTCGGGGGTCGCAGGCGACGCGACGCCCAGCGAAGTCGTCGCGCACCGCGAGGAGCAGCGCGTCTTGCTTCGCGGACTGCGAACCCTCCCGATCGAGATGCAGCTCGTGATCGAGCTCTTCTACTGGGAGAACATGTCGCGGGAGGAGATCGCGGCGGTGCTCGGCGTCGAGACCAATACCGTCAAGTCGCGACTGCAGCGCGCCAAGGATCGCCTGCGCGAGCTGCTCCCGCGGCTCGATCCCGTGACCGGCAGCGTGACGGCGGCCGATCTGGAGCGCTGGGCGCAGTCACTGCGTCCGCCGGATTCGGCCTGA
- a CDS encoding MFS transporter: MDRLPWSGFHWRVVIALGITWVLDGVEIGLASAIGDTLRDEQTLGLDAQTIGFSAGLYLAGEVTGALYFGRKADELGRRRLFIVTLALYLLANALTALSWTTWFFVATRFFAGMGIGGEYAAIHSAIDELTPAKYRGRVDIAIAGTYWGGALLAATAQLLLLDPELIPIDLGWRLALLLGPVIGLAIWPLRRFIPESPRWQLTHGYEQEAEATVARIEAGLRDAGVQLDDVDPAHAIVLQRHDLGLVEVGRILVTKYLRRLWLAATLMITQSFLYNAIFFTYVLILRDFYDVPSASVGWYIFAFAGGNLLGPFVLGPAFDTIGRRKMIAATYCTSALLLAITAWLFGRGMLTAQSQTVLWCVIFFIASAAASSAYLTVSEIFPVEIRAQSIALVFAVAQGVGATAPAIFGAIIEAAKDPATGAVVSRLPLALAYLGSAAIMAGGGVVAWLFGVDAEQRSLEDIAPPITSVAVSHATAADAPAGPPPPGTV, translated from the coding sequence ATGGACCGCCTGCCGTGGAGCGGGTTCCACTGGCGGGTCGTCATCGCGCTCGGCATCACATGGGTGCTCGACGGCGTCGAGATCGGTCTCGCGAGCGCGATCGGTGACACGCTGCGCGACGAGCAGACGCTTGGCCTCGACGCCCAGACCATCGGCTTCAGCGCGGGGTTGTACCTCGCGGGTGAGGTCACCGGCGCACTGTACTTTGGTCGCAAGGCCGACGAGCTCGGCCGCCGGCGATTGTTCATCGTCACGCTCGCGCTCTACCTGCTCGCGAACGCACTGACGGCGCTGTCGTGGACGACGTGGTTCTTCGTCGCGACGCGCTTCTTCGCGGGCATGGGAATCGGCGGCGAGTATGCGGCGATCCACAGTGCGATCGACGAGCTCACGCCCGCGAAGTACCGAGGCCGGGTCGACATCGCGATCGCCGGCACGTACTGGGGCGGCGCACTCCTGGCCGCGACGGCGCAGCTGCTGCTGCTCGATCCCGAGCTCATTCCGATCGACCTCGGCTGGCGCCTCGCGTTGCTGCTCGGTCCCGTGATCGGCCTCGCGATCTGGCCGCTGCGCAGGTTCATCCCCGAGAGCCCGCGCTGGCAGCTCACACACGGCTACGAACAGGAGGCCGAGGCCACCGTCGCGCGCATCGAGGCCGGCCTGCGCGACGCGGGCGTGCAGCTCGACGACGTCGATCCCGCGCACGCCATCGTGCTGCAGCGCCACGACCTCGGCCTCGTCGAGGTGGGCAGGATACTCGTGACGAAGTACCTGCGACGGTTGTGGCTCGCCGCGACGCTGATGATCACGCAGTCGTTCCTCTACAACGCGATCTTCTTCACCTACGTGCTGATCCTGCGCGACTTCTACGACGTGCCGAGCGCATCCGTCGGCTGGTACATCTTCGCGTTCGCCGGCGGGAATCTGCTGGGCCCGTTCGTGCTCGGGCCAGCGTTCGACACCATCGGGCGACGCAAGATGATCGCGGCGACCTACTGCACGTCCGCGCTCTTGCTCGCGATCACGGCGTGGCTGTTCGGCCGAGGCATGCTCACGGCGCAATCCCAGACGGTGCTGTGGTGCGTGATCTTCTTCATCGCATCGGCCGCGGCATCGTCGGCCTATCTCACCGTGAGCGAGATCTTCCCCGTCGAGATCCGCGCGCAGTCGATCGCACTCGTGTTCGCCGTCGCGCAGGGGGTCGGCGCCACGGCACCGGCGATCTTCGGGGCAATCATCGAGGCGGCAAAGGACCCCGCGACCGGTGCGGTCGTCTCACGTCTGCCGCTGGCGCTGGCGTACCTCGGCAGCGCGGCGATCATGGCCGGTGGTGGCGTGGTGGCGTGGCTGTTCGGCGTCGATGCCGAGCAGCGATCGCTCGAAGACATCGCGCCGCCGATCACCTCGGTCGCGGTGTCGCATGCGACAGCCGCCGATGCGCCGGCCGGTCCGCCTCCGCCCGGCACCGTCTGA